In Streptomyces longhuiensis, the following proteins share a genomic window:
- a CDS encoding MaoC family dehydratase: protein MTTTIQYADVEIGTELPAQEFPVTRATLVQYAGASGDFNPIHWNEKFAVEVGLPDVIAHGMFTMAEAIRVVTDWVGDPAAVVEYGVRFTKPVIVPNDDKGATIEVSGKVAAKLDDGRVRVDLVATSAGQKVLGMSRAVVQLA, encoded by the coding sequence ATGACGACGACGATTCAGTACGCGGACGTGGAGATCGGCACGGAGCTGCCGGCCCAGGAGTTCCCCGTGACCCGCGCCACGCTCGTGCAGTACGCGGGCGCCTCCGGGGACTTCAACCCGATTCACTGGAACGAGAAGTTCGCGGTCGAGGTCGGGCTCCCGGACGTCATCGCCCACGGCATGTTCACCATGGCCGAGGCGATCCGCGTCGTGACCGACTGGGTGGGTGACCCGGCCGCTGTCGTGGAGTACGGCGTGCGCTTCACCAAGCCCGTCATCGTCCCGAACGACGACAAGGGCGCGACGATCGAGGTCAGCGGCAAGGTCGCCGCCAAGCTCGATGACGGCCGCGTCCGCGTCGACCTCGTGGCGACGAGCGCGGGTCAGAAGGTGCTCGGCATGTCGCGGGCGGTCGTGCAGCTGGCGTAA
- the rpmG gene encoding 50S ribosomal protein L33: MAATDVRPKITLACVECKERNYITKKNRRNDPDRLEMKKHCPRCNQHTAHRETR, from the coding sequence GTGGCTGCCACCGACGTCCGCCCGAAGATCACGCTGGCCTGCGTGGAGTGCAAGGAGCGGAACTACATCACCAAGAAGAACCGGCGTAACGACCCGGACCGTCTTGAGATGAAGAAGCACTGCCCGCGCTGCAACCAGCACACGGCGCACCGCGAAACGCGCTGA
- a CDS encoding NAD(P)H-binding protein has product MRIVIAGGHGQIALRLERLLAARGDEVAGIIRRAEQADNLRDAGAEPLVCDLESASVEEVAGLLEGADAAVFAAGAGPGSTAGRKDTVDRAAAVLFADAAERAGVRRYIVVSSMGADPAHQGDEVFDAYLRAKGEADASVRARTGLDWTILRPGMLTNDAGTGLVRLEASTGRGPVPRDDVAAVLAELVETPATAGLTLELISGSAPVAVAVKSIAGN; this is encoded by the coding sequence ATGCGCATTGTCATCGCTGGGGGTCATGGTCAGATCGCGCTGCGGCTCGAGCGTCTGCTCGCCGCACGCGGAGACGAGGTCGCGGGCATCATCCGCCGTGCCGAGCAGGCGGACAACCTGCGGGACGCCGGGGCCGAGCCCCTTGTGTGCGACCTGGAATCGGCGTCCGTGGAGGAGGTCGCCGGGCTTCTGGAGGGCGCGGACGCGGCGGTGTTCGCGGCCGGCGCGGGGCCCGGCAGCACCGCCGGACGCAAGGACACGGTGGACCGCGCCGCGGCCGTGTTGTTCGCGGACGCGGCGGAGCGGGCCGGGGTGCGGCGGTACATCGTGGTGTCATCGATGGGCGCGGACCCGGCCCATCAGGGGGACGAGGTCTTCGACGCGTATCTGCGGGCGAAGGGCGAGGCGGACGCGTCCGTACGGGCCCGGACCGGGCTCGACTGGACGATCCTGCGTCCCGGGATGCTCACGAACGACGCGGGCACCGGACTCGTACGCCTGGAGGCGTCCACCGGGCGGGGTCCGGTGCCGCGGGACGACGTGGCCGCGGTGCTCGCGGAGCTGGTGGAGACGCCCGCCACCGCGGGGCTGACGCTGGAGCTGATCTCCGGGTCGGCGCCGGTGGCGGTGGCGGTCAAGTCGATCGCGGGGAACTGA
- the nadE gene encoding ammonia-dependent NAD(+) synthetase, which produces MSESASNGLQQEIARELQVAETFEAQREIERRVAFLTERLTSTGLSSLVLGISGGVDSTTAGRLCQLAVERARAAGHEARFYAMRLPYGVQADEHDAQLALSFIRADHVLTVDIKPASDAALEASLAADVSFRDEGHQDFVHGNIKARQRMIAQYAVAGAHSGLVVGTDHAAEAVSGFFTKFGDGAADLVPLTGLTKRRVRAVADALGAPAELVWKVPTADLETLDPGKADEDALGVTYDDIDDFLEGKPVDGRAFETIVHRYRLTDHKRQLPIAP; this is translated from the coding sequence GTGAGCGAGTCGGCGTCTAACGGCCTGCAGCAGGAGATCGCCAGGGAGCTCCAGGTCGCCGAGACCTTCGAGGCCCAGCGTGAGATCGAACGCCGGGTGGCCTTCCTCACCGAACGGCTGACCTCCACCGGGCTGAGCTCCCTCGTGCTCGGCATCAGCGGCGGTGTCGACTCCACCACAGCCGGCCGACTGTGCCAGCTCGCCGTCGAGCGGGCCCGGGCCGCCGGACACGAGGCGCGCTTCTACGCGATGCGGCTGCCCTACGGGGTCCAGGCGGACGAGCACGACGCCCAGCTCGCGCTCTCCTTCATCCGGGCCGACCACGTGCTGACCGTGGACATCAAGCCCGCCAGTGACGCGGCGCTCGAGGCCTCACTGGCCGCGGACGTGAGCTTCCGCGACGAGGGTCACCAGGACTTCGTGCACGGCAACATCAAGGCCCGGCAGCGCATGATCGCCCAGTACGCGGTGGCCGGCGCGCACAGCGGCCTGGTCGTCGGCACGGACCACGCCGCCGAGGCGGTCTCCGGCTTCTTCACCAAGTTCGGCGACGGCGCCGCCGACCTCGTCCCGCTGACCGGACTGACCAAGCGCCGGGTGCGCGCCGTCGCGGACGCGCTGGGTGCGCCCGCCGAGCTGGTGTGGAAGGTCCCGACGGCCGACCTGGAGACCCTCGACCCGGGCAAGGCCGACGAGGACGCGCTCGGGGTCACCTACGACGACATCGACGACTTCCTGGAGGGCAAGCCGGTGGACGGGCGGGCCTTCGAGACGATCGTCCACCGCTACCGCCTCACCGACCACAAGCGCCAACTCCCCATCGCGCCCTAG
- a CDS encoding helix-turn-helix transcriptional regulator produces MARSKMLKLPEVLEEIDMSRAAFYRMRARGQASRLCKLPNGQVRVSRADLDAWWESCEERAA; encoded by the coding sequence ATGGCTCGCTCCAAGATGCTCAAGCTCCCCGAAGTCCTCGAAGAGATCGACATGAGCCGCGCAGCCTTCTACCGCATGCGCGCCCGTGGCCAAGCCTCCCGCCTCTGCAAGCTGCCCAACGGCCAAGTCCGCGTCAGTCGCGCCGACTTGGATGCGTGGTGGGAAAGCTGCGAAGAACGCGCCGCCTGA
- a CDS encoding amidohydrolase family protein, whose translation MPDSQPHPHSPGNDSTAESTALLLCGARLTDGRIVDVRLDNGRIEAVGTTGSLTAHAKRVDLVGYVLLPAPAEPHVHGDTALSAEAEGPVSYDGPDVQRRATEAALLQLGHGATAQRAHVRIGDVQGLGPMEAVLQARRSLRGLTDLRTVAMPRLLTGLAGADGLSMLRDAVKMGASVVGGCPDLDPDPTGYVEAVLEVAAEHGCAVDLHTDGGDPARLGRIATMTGGLRPGVTIGPCGGLGRLPREVAGRTADQLAAAGVTVVCLPQGGCAGVDRRGTAPVRLLRAAGVRVAAGSGALRDVTNPVGRGDPLEAAYLLASRYGLRPEEAYDCVSGAARAALGLPEVRVEAGFPAELIAVRGDELAGALSLAYSRVVVHWGRVVARTSAVREFCDSAALDLPRQGRAAKPQEGGGGGRS comes from the coding sequence ATGCCCGACAGCCAGCCGCACCCCCACTCCCCCGGCAACGACTCCACTGCCGAGAGCACCGCCCTCCTCCTGTGCGGCGCCAGGCTCACCGACGGCCGGATCGTGGACGTGCGGCTGGACAACGGGCGCATCGAGGCCGTCGGCACGACCGGCAGCCTCACCGCCCACGCCAAGCGCGTGGACCTCGTCGGCTACGTCCTGCTCCCCGCCCCCGCCGAACCCCACGTCCATGGCGACACGGCGCTGTCCGCGGAGGCGGAGGGGCCGGTGTCGTACGACGGGCCCGACGTGCAGCGGCGGGCCACCGAGGCCGCGCTGCTCCAGCTGGGGCACGGGGCCACCGCGCAGCGCGCGCATGTGCGGATCGGGGATGTGCAGGGCCTCGGCCCGATGGAGGCGGTGCTCCAGGCGCGGCGCTCGCTGCGCGGCCTGACCGATCTGCGGACCGTGGCGATGCCCCGGCTCCTGACGGGCCTCGCGGGGGCCGACGGCCTGTCGATGCTGCGGGACGCGGTGAAGATGGGCGCGTCCGTGGTGGGCGGTTGCCCGGATCTCGACCCCGACCCGACCGGCTACGTGGAGGCGGTCCTGGAGGTCGCGGCGGAGCACGGCTGCGCGGTGGACCTGCATACGGACGGTGGCGATCCGGCCCGGCTCGGGCGGATCGCGACGATGACCGGAGGGCTGCGTCCCGGCGTCACGATCGGGCCGTGCGGCGGGCTCGGGCGGCTGCCGCGCGAGGTCGCCGGGCGCACCGCCGACCAGCTCGCCGCCGCGGGCGTCACGGTGGTCTGCCTGCCGCAGGGCGGCTGCGCGGGCGTCGACCGGCGCGGCACGGCTCCCGTACGGCTCCTGCGGGCGGCCGGGGTGCGGGTCGCCGCGGGCAGCGGGGCGCTGCGCGACGTGACGAACCCGGTGGGCCGCGGCGATCCCCTGGAGGCCGCGTACCTGCTGGCCTCGCGGTACGGGCTGCGCCCCGAGGAGGCGTACGACTGCGTCAGCGGGGCGGCGCGGGCCGCGCTCGGGCTGCCCGAGGTGCGGGTGGAGGCGGGCTTCCCCGCGGAGCTCATCGCCGTACGCGGCGACGAGCTCGCGGGCGCCCTCTCGCTGGCGTACAGCCGGGTCGTGGTGCATTGGGGGCGGGTGGTGGCGCGCACCAGTGCGGTGCGCGAGTTCTGCGACTCGGCGGCGCTCGATCTGCCGCGGCAGGGGCGGGCGGCGAAGCCGCAGGAGGGCGGGGGCGGCGGGCGGAGCTGA
- a CDS encoding Ku protein, with translation MPHAVWSGAISFGLVTTPIKVTAATEDHSIRFHQYHLDDMARIRTRKFCEIEGAEVRAEEIGKGYEVSKDTIVAISDEDLEGLPLTTAKAIEIVAFVPYSEIDPIRIGEGYYLEPDGQVAAKPYTLPRQALERNSKAAVARFAWRGRERLGLLRIRGNAIVLHSMRSPDEIRSSETLAPPAIDVPEEEIKRALALMDVMASDDIPEDAAVDRYTDAISDLIVAKQGGKEPPHAAEPEAPAGAVVDLMAALQESVQKAKESRGEGEHATVHDMPKKKAAAKKSAAKKTAAKKVTGKKAAAKKSSKRSALARGFRVDHRADSPG, from the coding sequence ATGCCCCATGCTGTTTGGAGCGGAGCTATCAGCTTCGGCCTGGTCACGACCCCGATCAAGGTCACCGCTGCGACCGAAGATCATTCGATCCGCTTCCACCAGTACCACCTGGACGACATGGCTCGGATCCGCACGCGGAAGTTCTGCGAGATCGAGGGGGCCGAGGTCCGCGCCGAGGAGATCGGCAAAGGCTACGAGGTCAGCAAAGACACGATCGTCGCCATCTCGGACGAGGACCTCGAGGGCCTGCCCCTGACCACGGCGAAGGCGATCGAGATCGTGGCGTTCGTGCCGTACAGCGAAATCGACCCCATCCGCATCGGCGAGGGCTACTACCTCGAGCCCGACGGCCAGGTGGCTGCCAAGCCGTACACGCTCCCGCGTCAGGCCCTGGAGCGGAACTCGAAGGCGGCCGTCGCACGGTTCGCGTGGCGCGGGCGGGAACGCCTCGGCCTGCTCCGCATCCGAGGCAACGCGATCGTCCTGCACTCAATGCGGTCGCCGGACGAAATCCGTTCCTCCGAGACGCTCGCCCCGCCGGCGATCGACGTCCCCGAAGAGGAGATCAAGCGCGCCCTAGCGCTCATGGACGTCATGGCGAGCGACGACATCCCCGAAGACGCGGCGGTCGACCGGTACACGGATGCGATCTCCGACCTGATCGTCGCCAAGCAGGGCGGCAAGGAGCCGCCCCACGCAGCCGAGCCGGAAGCCCCGGCCGGAGCCGTCGTCGACCTCATGGCTGCCCTCCAGGAGTCCGTGCAGAAAGCCAAGGAGAGCCGCGGCGAGGGCGAGCACGCGACCGTCCACGACATGCCGAAGAAGAAGGCCGCAGCCAAGAAGTCTGCCGCGAAGAAGACGGCGGCCAAGAAGGTCACCGGCAAGAAGGCGGCCGCGAAGAAGTCGAGCAAGCGCAGCGCCCTAGCTAGGGGCTTTCGTGTGGATCATCGTGCGGACTCGCCTGGCTGA
- a CDS encoding DUF6193 family natural product biosynthesis protein, whose product MDIRLVRAAHAEPLLRQLHPSSSHQDLHFSRCTGDWSWDIPFVMHLAGGRYLVVGPSRSQIVGEADTAEEAVALVVGGLPPGCGPAVVGRREELDRLDTAPDQALGDDERGSHASDQTG is encoded by the coding sequence ATGGACATCAGGCTGGTACGAGCCGCGCATGCTGAGCCGCTTCTCCGGCAGCTCCATCCCTCAAGCAGCCATCAGGACCTGCACTTCAGTAGGTGCACCGGTGACTGGTCTTGGGATATTCCGTTCGTCATGCATCTTGCTGGTGGGCGCTACCTCGTCGTTGGGCCGTCCCGTTCCCAGATCGTCGGGGAGGCGGACACCGCCGAGGAAGCCGTTGCTCTGGTCGTCGGTGGTCTGCCACCAGGCTGCGGCCCTGCGGTCGTCGGGCGCCGGGAGGAACTCGACCGGCTCGACACTGCCCCGGACCAGGCCCTTGGAGACGACGAGCGGGGTTCTCACGCATCGGACCAGACCGGCTGA
- a CDS encoding MaoC family dehydratase N-terminal domain-containing protein, translating to MALDQSFVGRSYPPTDPYEVGREKIREFAEAVRDTNPAYVDPEAAKALGHSDVIAPPTFVFAITFKAAGQVIEDPQLGLDYSRVVHGDQKFAYSRPVRAGDRLTVTSTIEAIKSLAGNDILDIRGEVHDEAGEHVVTAYTKLVSRAAEGA from the coding sequence ATGGCGCTCGACCAGTCCTTCGTGGGACGGTCCTATCCGCCCACCGACCCCTATGAGGTCGGCCGGGAGAAGATCCGTGAATTCGCGGAGGCGGTGCGGGACACCAATCCCGCCTACGTCGATCCGGAGGCGGCCAAGGCGCTCGGTCACTCCGATGTGATCGCTCCGCCGACCTTTGTGTTCGCCATCACGTTCAAGGCCGCGGGCCAGGTGATCGAGGATCCGCAGCTGGGTCTCGACTACAGCCGCGTCGTGCACGGCGACCAGAAGTTCGCGTACTCACGCCCGGTGCGCGCCGGCGACCGGCTCACCGTGACCTCGACGATCGAGGCGATCAAGTCCCTTGCGGGCAACGACATCCTGGACATCCGCGGCGAGGTCCACGACGAGGCCGGCGAGCACGTCGTGACCGCCTACACCAAGCTCGTGTCGCGCGCGGCCGAGGGGGCGTGA
- a CDS encoding CHAT domain-containing protein, with protein sequence MTTLDVRTSAHGPGRTQYAYGLKSGGGSVVGPLEQEHAVDVSQDLVKDLCKDIDEALKDARDDDPTLGRVLRQKGRLLFNSLFPRAGSGEMVRQLRESTGSLLVSTNESLVPWELLHDGESFLGLVHELGRRSVVSRPVVGGRECTQVRRALIVGDTLGDLPSAREETERISAWLKGHGVACTVLIGRDATLVRVIQELAEDEEPYDLFHYSGHVSGVAGAAGLMVHNRKLIDMDALQPLAGLGAPPVVFINGCASADPTLEPASRALAEASLTMSACMSFMVMGAKTVVGTRTPVGDASALRFAEAFYGQLQEQITAGAAMRQARADLEQRADWAWASFVLYGDPEVRISTAAEPAPPPPTAPERPDFTPEAAELLRKTREFAAVRGLVTSVDLLMALLEDEEVWERAAARIGSQRMDLLAKVLREIQGQTPPGSGTQAGSSRASLTAVNGHRPRIGLSGTVTRVLDGAEARAQEAGRDIGVDDISLAFLATGGGSCAELLQLIGVAPERLLLPHSEAPAHGDDERVDIGSLDPRAAAAVQCARLLASVQRKKISTYMMLRAFGIVGSEALRGALAAQGEDGAAAFRKLAGLGNPKPREFSSRTLSKVQEACRGAQEPVDEQTLLIAMLTDEDSTARTMLRRLGVAPELVIQSLQASSPEAPSPEASAASDSADSADSAGASKPARDPDSP encoded by the coding sequence ATGACCACCCTCGACGTACGCACCTCGGCGCACGGTCCGGGGCGCACCCAGTACGCGTACGGGCTGAAGTCCGGTGGCGGGTCCGTGGTGGGGCCGCTGGAGCAGGAACACGCCGTCGATGTCAGCCAGGACCTGGTCAAGGACCTGTGCAAGGACATCGACGAGGCGCTCAAGGACGCCCGTGACGACGATCCGACGCTGGGCAGAGTGCTCAGACAGAAGGGCAGACTCCTCTTCAACTCGCTTTTCCCGCGCGCCGGTTCGGGCGAGATGGTGCGCCAGCTGAGGGAGTCGACGGGATCGCTCCTGGTCAGCACGAACGAATCCCTGGTGCCGTGGGAGCTGCTGCACGACGGGGAGAGCTTCCTCGGCCTCGTGCACGAGCTCGGCCGGCGGTCCGTCGTCAGCAGACCGGTGGTGGGCGGGCGCGAGTGCACACAGGTGCGGCGGGCGCTGATCGTCGGGGACACCCTGGGGGATCTGCCGTCGGCCCGTGAGGAGACCGAGCGGATCAGTGCCTGGCTGAAGGGGCACGGCGTCGCGTGCACCGTCCTCATCGGGCGGGACGCGACCCTGGTCCGGGTGATCCAGGAGCTGGCCGAGGACGAGGAGCCGTACGACCTCTTCCACTACTCGGGGCATGTGTCCGGGGTCGCCGGGGCCGCCGGGCTCATGGTGCACAACCGGAAGCTGATCGACATGGACGCCCTCCAGCCGCTGGCCGGGCTCGGGGCGCCGCCCGTCGTCTTCATCAACGGCTGCGCGTCCGCCGACCCCACGCTCGAACCGGCCTCGCGGGCGCTCGCCGAGGCCTCGCTGACCATGAGCGCCTGCATGTCCTTCATGGTCATGGGGGCCAAGACCGTCGTGGGTACCCGGACGCCGGTCGGGGACGCGAGCGCGCTGCGCTTCGCCGAGGCCTTCTACGGCCAGCTCCAGGAGCAGATCACGGCCGGTGCCGCGATGCGGCAGGCGCGGGCCGATCTGGAGCAGCGGGCGGACTGGGCCTGGGCCTCGTTCGTGCTCTACGGGGATCCCGAGGTGCGGATCTCCACCGCGGCCGAGCCCGCCCCACCGCCGCCCACCGCGCCGGAGCGGCCCGATTTCACCCCCGAGGCCGCCGAACTCCTGCGTAAGACACGGGAGTTCGCCGCCGTGCGCGGCCTGGTCACCTCCGTCGATCTCCTGATGGCCCTGCTGGAGGACGAGGAGGTATGGGAACGGGCCGCCGCGCGGATCGGGTCCCAGCGCATGGATCTGCTGGCCAAGGTGCTGCGCGAGATCCAGGGGCAGACGCCCCCCGGGAGCGGCACCCAGGCCGGGTCGAGCCGCGCGTCGCTCACGGCGGTGAACGGGCACCGGCCGCGGATCGGGCTGTCCGGCACCGTGACCCGGGTCCTCGACGGGGCCGAGGCGCGGGCCCAGGAGGCCGGGCGGGACATCGGCGTCGACGACATCTCGCTGGCGTTCCTCGCGACGGGCGGCGGGAGCTGCGCCGAGCTGTTGCAGCTCATCGGGGTCGCACCCGAGCGGCTGCTGCTGCCGCACTCGGAGGCGCCGGCGCACGGCGACGACGAACGCGTGGACATCGGGTCGCTCGACCCGCGCGCGGCCGCCGCCGTGCAGTGCGCGCGGCTGCTCGCCTCGGTGCAGCGCAAGAAGATCAGCACGTACATGATGCTGCGCGCGTTCGGGATCGTCGGGAGCGAAGCGCTGCGCGGGGCGCTCGCCGCGCAGGGCGAGGACGGCGCGGCCGCGTTCCGGAAGCTGGCAGGGCTCGGGAACCCCAAGCCGAGGGAGTTCTCCTCGCGGACGTTGTCCAAGGTGCAGGAGGCCTGCCGGGGGGCGCAGGAGCCCGTCGACGAGCAGACGCTGCTGATAGCGATGCTCACCGACGAGGACTCCACGGCGCGGACGATGCTGCGGCGCCTGGGCGTGGCGCCGGAGCTGGTCATTCAGTCGTTGCAGGCTTCTTCTCCGGAGGCTCCTTCTCCGGAGGCTTCGGCGGCTTCGGATTCTGCGGATTCTGCGGATTCTGCGGGGGCGTCGAAGCCTGCGCGGGATCCGGACTCTCCGTGA
- a CDS encoding toll/interleukin-1 receptor domain-containing protein — translation MGRGERLFVSYAGADRAWAEWVAWHLQDAGYDVELDLWHWGAGDNAVLRMSQAVERGRMVALSSRRISRRPGSQPRSGHRGWPREMATSVRCKSAGSAFPGSNPGAATGR, via the coding sequence ATGGGTCGCGGTGAGCGGTTGTTCGTTTCGTATGCGGGCGCGGACCGGGCGTGGGCGGAGTGGGTGGCCTGGCACTTGCAGGATGCCGGGTATGACGTCGAGCTGGATCTGTGGCACTGGGGTGCTGGGGACAACGCTGTGCTGCGGATGAGCCAGGCCGTGGAGCGCGGGCGGATGGTGGCCTTGTCCTCTCGGCGTATTTCGAGACGCCCCGGTTCACAACCGAGGAGTGGACATCGAGGCTGGCCCCGCGAGATGGCGACATCGGTCCGCTGTAAATCTGCCGGCTCAGCCTTCCCAGGTTCGAATCCTGGCGCCGCCACTGGAAGGTAA
- a CDS encoding YajQ family cyclic di-GMP-binding protein: protein MADSSFDIVSKVERQEVDNALNQAAKEISQRYDFKNVGASISWSGEKILMEANSEDRVNAILDVFQTKLVKRGISLKALDAGEPQLSGKEYKIFASIEEGISQDNAKKVAKIIRDEGPKGVKAQVQGEELRVSSKSRDDLQAVQALLKGQDFDFALQFVNYR from the coding sequence ATGGCCGACTCCAGTTTCGACATCGTCTCGAAGGTCGAGCGGCAGGAGGTCGACAACGCCCTCAACCAGGCCGCCAAGGAGATCTCGCAGCGCTACGACTTCAAGAACGTCGGCGCCTCGATCTCGTGGTCCGGCGAGAAGATCCTGATGGAGGCGAACTCCGAGGACCGCGTCAACGCGATCCTCGACGTCTTCCAGACCAAGCTGGTCAAGCGCGGGATCTCGCTGAAGGCGCTGGACGCGGGAGAGCCGCAGCTCTCCGGCAAGGAGTACAAGATCTTCGCCTCCATCGAGGAGGGCATCTCTCAGGACAACGCCAAGAAGGTCGCCAAGATCATCCGCGACGAGGGCCCCAAGGGCGTCAAGGCGCAGGTCCAGGGCGAGGAGCTGCGGGTCAGCTCGAAGAGCCGCGACGACCTCCAGGCCGTGCAGGCGCTGCTGAAGGGCCAGGACTTCGACTTCGCGCTGCAGTTCGTGAACTACCGGTAG
- a CDS encoding calcium-binding protein, with translation MPQHSRKKLTTGKKVTLGVSALAASGLAVGLLVTPSATAGGTGAAEAQEQSKAAAADASAAKAAAPKPRTLAAGAADSTVVSGVTVDGGNSARVGTTNTQTITVKWTISGGSKLYGSNASLWRGTDRDSGLEQFLNSEQFEADTDPCVQSGDATYSCTATFKIDPQSYLTNEDAGAWKISLWAVTDAATDVNTDNAMTWYLKRWSRLSNNAAPEPVAKGKTITITGKLERANWDTHKYAGYTQQTVRLQERSLTGSYATTSSHITGTGSQAGVEKQTRTATTDRCYRYKFEGTSTTPPVTATGDCVDVR, from the coding sequence ATGCCCCAGCACTCCCGCAAAAAGTTGACGACCGGCAAGAAGGTGACCCTGGGCGTCAGCGCACTGGCCGCCTCCGGGCTCGCCGTCGGCCTGCTCGTCACACCGTCCGCGACGGCGGGCGGGACCGGCGCGGCTGAGGCGCAGGAGCAGAGCAAGGCCGCGGCCGCCGACGCGTCGGCGGCGAAGGCCGCCGCGCCCAAGCCCAGGACCCTGGCCGCGGGCGCTGCCGACTCCACTGTCGTCTCCGGCGTCACCGTCGACGGCGGCAACAGCGCCCGCGTCGGGACGACGAACACGCAGACGATCACCGTGAAGTGGACGATCAGCGGCGGGTCGAAGCTCTACGGCAGCAACGCGTCGCTCTGGCGCGGCACCGACCGTGACAGCGGACTGGAGCAGTTCCTCAACTCCGAGCAGTTCGAGGCGGACACCGACCCCTGCGTTCAGTCCGGCGACGCCACGTACAGCTGCACGGCCACCTTCAAGATCGACCCCCAGAGCTACCTGACGAACGAGGATGCCGGAGCCTGGAAGATCTCCCTCTGGGCGGTCACCGACGCGGCCACCGACGTGAACACCGACAACGCCATGACCTGGTACCTCAAGCGCTGGTCCCGGCTGAGCAACAACGCGGCCCCCGAGCCTGTCGCCAAGGGCAAGACGATCACGATCACCGGCAAGCTGGAGCGCGCCAACTGGGACACACACAAGTACGCGGGCTACACCCAGCAGACTGTCCGCCTCCAGGAGCGTTCGCTGACCGGCTCGTACGCCACCACCAGCAGCCACATCACCGGCACCGGCAGCCAGGCGGGCGTCGAGAAGCAGACCCGCACCGCCACCACCGACCGCTGCTACCGCTACAAGTTCGAGGGCACCTCCACCACGCCGCCGGTCACCGCCACCGGTGACTGCGTCGACGTGCGCTGA
- a CDS encoding calcium-binding protein, protein MRPTLQHAMFHRRGAGAAGERRRPAKRAAVLLATVALPAALVVHTATPAEAAPVTVTFNAGADQPFTVPSGVTQLTVTATGAAGQNGSNGSAGGNGATVTGTVAVPPSTTTLYVNVGTGGGAGGGPVTTGGAGGGASDVRTCSSANPGCTLTGVPGTDPRLIVAGGGGGGASSVSGFPNPSATGGNAGNTGGAGGDRTDSGKGGGGGTQTAGGTAGAACAFSGTSGAPGTGGAGGTGGGSFGAGGGGGGWFGGGGGGGCNQIRNSPPAAGPGGGGGGSNLVPTGGTSGPAAGPAQVTITYEPAPPTCATATPTITGTNGNNVLVGTPGNDVIFALGGNDVVDGRGGNDIICGGDGNDVLSGGDGNDRIEGGNGNDNLNGNNGNDALLGGPGNDALFGGTGTNTNDGGPGRNACFSPSTGPGCF, encoded by the coding sequence GTGAGACCGACCCTGCAACACGCCATGTTCCATCGACGTGGCGCGGGAGCCGCGGGTGAGCGGCGGCGCCCGGCCAAGCGTGCTGCCGTCCTGCTCGCCACGGTGGCACTGCCAGCAGCACTGGTGGTGCACACGGCCACCCCCGCCGAGGCGGCGCCCGTGACGGTCACCTTCAACGCGGGCGCCGACCAGCCCTTCACCGTCCCGTCCGGCGTCACCCAACTGACCGTCACCGCCACCGGCGCCGCGGGCCAGAACGGGTCCAACGGCAGCGCGGGCGGCAACGGCGCCACCGTCACCGGCACCGTCGCCGTGCCGCCGAGCACCACCACCCTCTATGTCAACGTCGGCACGGGCGGGGGCGCCGGCGGCGGACCGGTGACCACGGGCGGCGCCGGCGGCGGTGCCAGCGACGTCCGCACCTGCAGCTCGGCCAACCCCGGCTGCACCCTGACCGGCGTCCCCGGCACCGACCCCCGCCTCATCGTCGCGGGCGGAGGAGGAGGCGGCGCAAGCAGCGTCTCCGGATTCCCCAACCCGTCGGCCACCGGCGGAAACGCCGGAAACACCGGGGGGGCCGGCGGCGACAGAACGGACAGTGGCAAGGGCGGCGGCGGCGGAACCCAGACCGCCGGCGGCACGGCCGGAGCCGCATGCGCCTTCTCCGGTACGTCCGGCGCTCCGGGAACAGGCGGTGCAGGTGGCACCGGGGGAGGCAGCTTCGGGGCCGGCGGAGGCGGGGGCGGCTGGTTCGGTGGAGGCGGAGGCGGGGGCTGCAACCAGATCCGGAACTCCCCTCCGGCGGCCGGCCCCGGTGGCGGTGGTGGTGGGTCGAACCTCGTCCCCACGGGCGGTACCTCCGGTCCCGCCGCGGGGCCGGCCCAGGTGACCATCACTTACGAGCCGGCGCCGCCCACCTGCGCGACCGCCACGCCCACCATCACCGGTACCAACGGCAACAACGTCCTGGTCGGCACTCCCGGCAATGACGTGATCTTCGCTCTCGGCGGCAACGACGTGGTCGACGGCCGCGGCGGCAACGACATCATCTGCGGCGGCGACGGCAACGACGTGCTGTCCGGCGGCGACGGCAACGACCGCATCGAAGGCGGCAACGGCAACGACAACCTGAACGGCAACAACGGCAACGACGCCCTCCTCGGCGGTCCCGGCAACGACGCCCTCTTCGGCGGCACCGGCACCAACACCAACGACGGCGGCCCCGGCCGCAACGCCTGCTTCAGCCCTTCCACCGGACCCGGCTGCTTCTGA